AAATTGTGTTCCTTGACATTCATTTcagatatttttctttctcatgtTTCTTACCACATTTATTGCAAGAAAATTATATGAAGCTTGCAGTAAATGGCACTCAGGATGGTGGAAGCTGAAGTTCTTCCTATTGCTTGCATCAATGGTGGTACCCTTCTTCATCCCTCCAGGTTTTATTCACATCTATGGTAAGTTAGCTTTGAAACCCGAATTTAAGAACTCGAAACTTTAAGCATGTTAATATGGCTCTGCGCACCGGTGCTCGACTTGAACATCGTGATCATAAGAGTAGCTATCTAAAACTACAGAGTTAAGGACCTTGTTTTCTCCCTCTTGCAGGAGAAGTCGCTCGTGTCGGTGCAGGGTATTCTTTGTACTTTCAATCTTTAATTTCACAGCTTTTCATTATATGATTTTCATCAGTctcaaattttaatcttattaactaTATGATGCTAAATGTAATATAAAGTTACAAATAGTTGGCATAATTTGCTTTAACTCACGCTTTAGCTTTTTAAGTATGAGATTAAGTATGCTTTGCTGCTTATCTGATATAGGATTTTTCTGCTTCTGCAACTTATAAGTGTAATTGAGTTTATCAGATGGTGGAATAAGTACTGGTCACCTGATGAGCAAAGTAACCAAaggtatacatacatacatacatacatacagtcatacatacatacatactttcTGATgaatcattttcttcatttccttcAGGAGCTGCTCCATTGCATTATTTACCTCAACAGTGTTTTATGGTGTTTCCATATGTGGAATTGTGTCTATGTACTATTTTTACGCCCCAAGACCAGCATGTTCTCTCAACATATTCTTCATCACATGGACTGCCCTTCTGCTCATAGTTATGATGGTTATATCCTTGCATTCaaaggtgtatatatatatattttctttggaATATCATTCATTGCCACCTGAGAATTTTTTTTCAGCACTTTCTTGAGATTTTCATGTATCTGGAAGGTTGCTGGAGGATCAAATTCCTATATCCAATGTCAGAGTATGTGTTGGGCACGAGTACTAAACAAGggtattttagaaaaaaaaaagaagaaatatctTAGTAACATAGCATTTTTGTTGTATCTCTATGGGTAAATTTTGGGCCATCATCCACTGCAAGTGACAAAATGAAGCATACAAATTCTACCAAATATGACTGCTAGGGAAGtggtaactttttttaattactgTGAAGTTAAATCATAACATCATGGAATGCAGGTTAATAGAGGTCTATTATCTTCAGGAATTATGGCTTCTTATGTTGTTTTCCTCTGTTGGTCTGCCATTAGAAGGTTTGAATTTGATCCCATATTTTTAACCTGCTGCATTGAATTGAGTTTTAGCAGTTATTGCTAACTATGAAGGGCTAAACTTaggaaaatgtttaaaattttgttttaactgCATATCTCAGCTAGTAGAGTACGTATTATATACCCTATAATATTTCTATTcggataattattttatacactgtcaatagaataaaaatttcacaaatttcaCAAACGGATATAAGatgttatatatgtgtttttttgttgaatttttttttgcaagatATATTACAGCCTTTTAACTTtgcttatgaaatttttatttcactaaCAATGTATAGAATAATTATCCTATGGACTCTAGTAAGAGTGCCACATATGTGTCCAATAcaattgggtttaatttttttctaaatttttcttgtACTGGAAGAGAGTTTAGAGGATAATTTCCTCATATGCACGTCCAAAAACGTATAAGATGCAAATATCAATCACGaatactattaaaaaaaattcagagttACATAAATTGTAACTCATCTCCTTGCAAGAAGTCATTTTCTCCTACATTGTGACCCCttttttcaccttttcaatgtccaattattaaaggttaaattaacaAGTAACTTGTGAATACtggtttttctttatttattttaggtcTCAAATAGTATAATATGCTTCGGGtttctttatatatacattCCTTCATGCACTAATATGATGTGCCTtaagaaattaacaaaagaaGTGACTTTTGGTTCCACCACATGGCTTTTTCAGTGAACCAGTAGATGAAAAATGTAATGTACAAAAGCCAGATAACGGGAAATTCGATTGGACCACCGTACTTGTAAGAGTTTCCCATTCTTTCTTCACAACTTTGGGTAGCGTATGCGTTTATATATAGCACTGCTTTATGAATTACATTTCCCAGAGTTTTGTAGTAACTTGTCTTCACTTCATTTGCAGGGGTTTCTGATTGCAATAGGTGCTATTGTCATGGCAACCTTTTCAACAGGGATCGACTCCAAATCATTTCAGGTAACAAATGACTCTTTATATTATATCGATAAAATGATAATACCATATCAAAGTCTAAATTCTTtcagattttttaaatttgtcaGGTGATAAACCTCTTTTAACGTAATTGTTTtgtaccctttttttttcagtttaacAAAAATAACGTTAAACTAGAGGATGATATACGTTACAACTATGGATTTTTCCACATGATATTCTCTTTGGGGGCCATGTACTTTGCAATGTTATTCATCAGTTGGAATTTGAATGACTCAGCAACCGAGTAAAATATTTCACTCccaatatactaaataaataattaattatcctaTATATTTATAGTTACTTTACAATTAATCTCAGATGGAGCATTGATGTTGGTTGGGCAAGTGCAGGCGTTAAAATCATCAACGAGTGGGTGGCAGCCACCATATACAGTAAGTGAATTCAAATCCATTATTTACTGCTGTTAAATCAacttttaaagataattttacaattaaacatataaaccaCATGGAGAAATAAGAAAATCTTTTTAGgggtagaaattaaattataatttttattatagtaaaaatatagtttttaaaggattaaattaaaattttatcatttttaaggggaccaaagtgtaattttaattttattaatttaaaataacaaaataaaaaaagtttcagGGAACTGAGCTCtacaaaaccctaattattttattgcGATTTTTAGGTCGTAACTATAATTAACTATGCAGACTAATATTTATCCTCTAATTTATACAGCGTGGAAGTTGGTTAGCCCCGTTGTGAAGCAATATAGGGTAGTGAACAATGAGCAGACCATGCAGCCTTGATTTTGTTCTGCTATTAAAGAAAAGtatgtcaaatttaaaattattacgaTTTACACTTGTTTCAAGTTATTATTCTATTAGTTGTACGAACAAGACGAGAAAGCAAAACAAAGTAGTTCATACGAGACTTtataaagagagaaaaaattaacccaataaatttattaatgcaGTTCGGATTTCCCAAGCTTATGTTTGCAAAGCTATgcttaaaaaatgatttttattcaacaatttatcaGTACATTTATTGGTTTAAGCTCAATCTATCCCTTACAATGAATAATTGTAGCCTTAAAATCTAACTCAAATTGTCACAATCACTTCCCACAAACCTCACAATATAAAACACATAACTCTACATAATAACGAGCTCTAAAATTCTCAAGAAAAGCACTCAAATAAGTCCAATTCTATTTAGGGTAAATATGATCTCCTACTTGAATTAAATCGTACCAACAATTCTATTTAAAGTAAATATGATCGGTAAATAAGTCTTCTATTTGAATTAAATCCGACCAGTAGCTCATCCTTTAgaacaataaaataatctaatttaaatCCTTCAACCAGAACAGaattaaaactcttttaaatttaattttcttctaCATAAAAACATAGGCAATACGTCTACAAGTCATAGTTACAATTGCGAACAAAAATAAGGTATACTTTAATTGCTTTTAAACTTGTTGTTACAACAAAATATAGGTTATTCAATAGTCTTGATTATtcattattagtactattattgttttaaagATATTAAAGAAGTGGAAAGCTAGGTAGCTAAGTTTGAAACCCAAAGCGAACTTATTGCATACCAAACTAAAATGAGGTTCAACTTCATTCATAGACTTCTCATGAAACTAATGGTTGCAAATATCTCCCCTCCAACACAAACACCCCCCCCACCCCAATTTGACCACTTGCATTTCCCAATGTCTTCTTTTCAGAAATCTATTTCTATTGCTATAAGACATTTAAAagcagataaaaataaataaagagattgGTTGGGCTTTAATCCCCTCCAATCCCCCTTTACAGATTACCATTTCATCATAAGTAGTAGGCATTGCCACCCAAGCTAACCTTTTTTTTGGGGTCATATTTATGGATGTCATTTTTTCCCAAtcccaatttttttaatcaatcaacCCCCTCCTTATTTTATAGACTGTTCGAAtcattttctatatttaaatataaggCTCTCCTTTTTGCATGCGAAGTTGGAGACAGATATAAAGAATGAAAAGTGAGATGGCTTTTGGGGTTACAGTTATAGATAGTGTGGGGGTATTTTGCACGCTTTGCTTTTGCATTTGCACTCACTTTTTCCATCTTTGCGTCTATAAAGCCAGCAGTGCTGTGATGCTGTCCCACCCACAAACCAAAAGAACAATAAATGCCCAATACATGATCTTCTAAACATAGcaaatgtaacaaaaaaaacccACTTTCCATTTTCAAATCTGTAATGCATTGTTTTGGGGTTTCTTTTCCCTGTTTGTTATTATAAACATCCAACCATACAACTTGGAAATGTGAGTTgagataatatttatatttcgttcaaaattataaaaaataatattgaaagaGGAAATATTAAATAGAATATGATGAAGGCAGAATGCTTGTGAATTGTGAGGGAAGTGTTTTTACAAGCACTTTTCCATCAAGTTGATGGTATGGGACCATGAGTGTTGGTGGAAGGAagctacaattttttttcaatggtAAGCAGTAAGCACatacatcttttatttatttttcttcagtGTTGACGTTCTAGCATtctgcatttatttatttttaatattgtgtTCAATTGTAAGCAGCAAACACAcagtcttttatttttattcattattgacgttctaccattaattcttcatttatttgttttcaatattATGCTTGTggatagaaaaacaacttcaatCTCACATACAATTACACTGGGTACTTTGGtgtatgattttttatatgtCCATATCTCTCTTAGCTTTGCCTGGTGAAGCTTCGCCCACACCAAGCATTAGCTCTCCTTGGACCGGTATCTCGCTGGTACCATGAATTTGCATGGGTAACACGTGTAGCTTTATTATAAATTTGGGTAAAAGTATCACAAAATCTACtgtattatattttgaattacactttaatctctctatttaaaaaataggtaagTTAGTCATTGTAAGTAAAACAACTCCTATGTTAAAATTGCactgttaaatatttattttggtatttatatataaggtataataataaacttaacctcaatttttacaaatttattcaatttgaccaCTACTAGTTttggaaataaattataatCTTTTTAAACTAATAAGACTAAAAGGCAAAAAGAccttaataacaaattaaaaaaaccaattaagctcttttaatatttaaaattactaaaatcataaaattaacctatcttattaaaaaattaaattatatttttattaaaataacaatatcgACCAAATAATTTAGTCGCTGTAATTTATAGAAGGaatgtttatgtttattattattatttatatgtgtttattcattttattctcttttttaattattattatcagtcttttaaaaaaattattttgtaattattgaaCTAACCAATCTATTTCTTACAACATTGGATAAAATCCGTAAATCCTATCTTTACCAATTTATCTAAACCCTGCTTAAATgtttaagtaaatttttataatgtttttcacataaaatttaaaatatgagatagaaataaatacatggcataaaaatataagtgtaACATAAAATgagaaacataattaaatataataaaaataggagaagtaacaaaattatacattaacttttattcaatgtgcaatttgatacatgaattttattttgtgtaattatacacttgaaactttaattatggtttaaatgtatacataaaactttaattttaattcaattgtatacatataaaataaataaatacattaaattattatatattaataagtatatttatttatctatgcAATATGTAGATGTAAAATTGTGTTATATCGATAATGGTTATAATTTATGAaagttgaatcaaattaaaatgttatatataaaattgtacaaaattgaaatttataattttgaaatttataaaaaaatactacgTGACCTAAACACCGAGTACTATATCAAaatgtatattaaaaaattattaatgtatcCTACACAAATAGATTATACCATGGTACCAAACTATTTAATTAGTCCAAACCCTTTAAAACTATAGTTTTAGCCATTATTTCCTGTTATCCGAAAATTGAGGTTAGTTTTCAATCTTACGTCTTcttaattaaagcttaaaatTGATTATGATGTTTTTTTAATAGGGTTgtggttattttattaatttatttaattaaatttacattaatCCATAGTTACTTACttcatatattttcttgttaagaaaaaacaaaaagttaaaTAGATAAGATGATATACAAGGTGGTAAAATATTTAAGATGGTTTGAAGAAAAGtcaattgagttttagctcgattagtatgagtattgttgttaatgcaggaagatgtgggtttgagtgtactgaagcgcattatcctcctatttataaattaaagataatCTATAAGtagttctaaaaattatattaaaaaaaagtaaatataatcataacttctattcaattttaaatttacacaaAGTATGCACATGCTAAATTCTCCAAGTTTTTAAAAATGAGTCCCCTTTGATCCTCtgatcaaattattattttacaaaattgatttTGTTAGCATTAAAGGTTACGTGACATGCACATGAAGATTTGGTTGACAATTGACGTTTTGGGTCATGTCTTTTTatattgtaaatataaaattaaataatcatcaAGGATTAGTTTAAAAGATTaagaattgaaattgaattattcggagattaaggacaaaattgaaacaaaaaaaagataaacAGGCTTACCTACAAGtcaagtctttaatttttttaatttatctaggATTATTTGATTCACCAATAAAAgttgatatttttaagttagtttaaaatttgagtcttttaaataaaaaatacactaAAAGAGCTTGATCAATTTAAGGATCCTACTTAGCTTAATATCAAATTTACTCAAGTTTAATGTGGTTACCAAATATCGGATgctcttaaaaaaatttacatagaATTTACGTGTTtgattataatatttcaattcatCTCATATCACGTTATTTACCGTAATGATTTAATTCACCACTTATTAAAAGTAatatagaattttataaattttacatattaataatttattctatataattttgacTTATTCGTATATTTGCTTCAGGCTCGTTTTATTTCTCATGacatcatatattttaattatttttattttattatgagaTATATCACttcacataatatttttataatctatattattaataaaactcTTGACTGAGTTGATCTCACTAGTTAATCGGATATTGATGACTAATATATCCTATTATTAAAtgacattattattttgatggtcttttcataatttttatagtttcaaaataaaagaattaaaattaatatatctaCAAATTGAACCTGTGTTCAATTACGTGTAAATACttattttctctaatttaaaagttgagaaaaattataagtaaaaataaaattatattaaaatatattttaataatttaaatttatttacttaaaattaaattagtatacCTATTATACGTTACTGCAACTGTTGGtataataaatttcaagttGAATTTTGATACGTTACACGAAGGTCTATGTGCCAACTCGAATTTAGAGATTCGGTGATTAAAGAAATTTGAGCGTGTTGACTATTGGTCAAAACTCCATAGATCCAATCCTAGCAAGTTCTAAataagttttcttcttttactactaaaataacaagtttttgtcaaaatttttttattactgaGTTTAAttcttattctttattttaattaattttagtttttgtactttttgaaatttaaaatttcaaactcaattcagatgataattgttaaatttgttacatTTAATTTAGTTGTTTCTAAAATcttatatgataaatatattattacgCGTGTAATGTCATGTCAACTTTCTATTTTCACTaatactcaaaaaaaaaatcattgtaGCTAATGATTCTAATGGCTATCGTTCAAGCCAAAACtagaattttaaaagtatacAAGCtacaaatgattaaattagaGAATGTAATCTAGTTGAAGCTGTCGAACCCCCTCAATAGGTTAGTGTTGTCCTCGAcctataacatatttttaacagaataattaatttgctctttaatttaatgtacatagactaatttgtctattttttagtACAGagaacaaaatacaatttaatacttaatacAAGAATTTCCATAGTATTTTTaccttaaaaattcaatataaatttacctattttcatgacattatttaccatgaaaaattatttaacgaaattaaaattttacttagaattgaataatcttattaataataaaagcatTTACAATTGAAAGTAGATATAGTGAATACCCatacttatttttcatttgtaaagtttttaaaattgtaattttatatattagaaGGATTCATTTATATCAATGTAAAATTTACATATTCGAGATTTTTGTATAAAGTATCTTAgtgatatatgtaaaatatctatgacatataaattataaattaaggatgAGAGGTTATCGATATTGAACTCTAGAATTGATCTCAATCAAAGTTTTTAAGAATAAGTCAAACCGATTAGATTATCGATTCTTGATTTAATCGATCCAATCGGTTTGTCcgatttaatcaaataaattattaaaaatcataaacattaaaataaaataacaaaaatcaattcaactaaATTTGAGTGGTTTACAACACAACCTATTTAACCTTTATCTCCGAACTAATACCCAATTTGTTACTAATCCGGTCAGCTAGTttagtttgatttgaaattaatacaAGTTATTTACGAGATTAGTCTACATAAATCCGAATTTAATATGATagaaatttggtaaataaaataatatggaaGAACTTTAAAATTGCTTTATTTTAGACCTGAGTCACTCATGAGTCATGACCCTAGTCAACAGCCCGATGTTTTGAGAATTGTTTGTTAGTTTTTAATTTGTGGTGAATCTCAACATAAAGTTTCTTAAGAAAGTAAACAATCTTTTATAGAGTTTTAGGGGAAACCATTGTAAATCAATCTCGAGAATGAAAGCTGAATCTGCCCAACAAATCTTGAAATTTGCATTTGGGAATTAGGATTTTTTCCTCCTTATAAGCAAAAAATGTAAGTAAAGGTCAAATATTGCCTACTAAAGTTAAGATTTGATAGAGAATTCTATAGTGGGGATGAGCCGACcctgtaattaaaaatattaataaaccaTAAAtcgtaattaaaatttttaatttaaataacatgtGATTTcatataagtttattttgatatagttTAAACAACTAGTTGGTTAGTATTCATACACATAGGACATACCCACATCATGTAGATTTTCATTTGCTTCCTTAGAGGCTCAAACTATTCACGAgatttcatataattattatcTATTAGCTATTATTATGTTTAAGTGTTTGGGTTGATGTCATCTTTGATCATGTTACTAAAATCTACTCATTTTTAATATGTAATAGATGTTATTTTgagtataattttatcttttcatataattttttaagaaatacaGATATCTATAATGGACTCTAACTGaaactatttcaatcaaaattatttttgttattatatatattttattgtaattgcTTCTTCttagaaatattatatttaaatattgaaaatttaagatACACAGGTGAAAAATTGAAGTCTAGTCTAAGCCTAACAATTTCACCTTTCCAATTTGCATGATTAGTTTTAAgaagatcaaaataaaaaaccaacaaaaataagGATAAAGATAAATCAGCTGAATGCTGCTGATGTCACCCATTTTGTGGGTCCAAATCCTGAGATTGGTAGGCCCCTTTTGTCTGCATCTTTTCCACTTACTTCCTAGCCCCGTCATCTGCTCTATGAGtattattttatctctaaacaaaaaaaaaaaggcaaaagtTCACTAACCACACTCTAATTTTCTCTCGAggtttaattacataattatataatttatatttttaaaaatggttattataaaaaataatagtataataaaaataaattttaaataaataatataaattaaaatcaaatcatcacatatattat
The window above is part of the Gossypium raimondii isolate GPD5lz chromosome 9, ASM2569854v1, whole genome shotgun sequence genome. Proteins encoded here:
- the LOC105800343 gene encoding uncharacterized protein LOC105800343 isoform X1, coding for MAEISGSIAAVESSAIDISSTNSPRAKASSMDPKNVACCEERSKSLRARYIYAIIFFIINLTAWFIRDYGHSVFPPTYYKEACGTTGHDCFHTLGVLRVSLGCFIFFFLMFLTTFIARKLYEACSKWHSGWWKLKFFLLLASMVVPFFIPPGFIHIYGEVARVGAGYSLIFLLLQLISVIEFIRWWNKYWSPDEQSNQRSCSIALFTSTVFYGVSICGIVSMYYFYAPRPACSLNIFFITWTALLLIVMMVISLHSKVNRGLLSSGIMASYVVFLCWSAIRSEPVDEKCNVQKPDNGKFDWTTVLGFLIAIGAIVMATFSTGIDSKSFQFNKNNVKLEDDIRYNYGFFHMIFSLGAMYFAMLFISWNLNDSATEWSIDVGWASAGVKIINEWVAATIYTWKLVSPVVKQYRVVNNEQTMQP
- the LOC105800343 gene encoding uncharacterized protein LOC105800343 isoform X2, whose amino-acid sequence is MAEISGSIAAVESSAIDISSTNSPRAKASSMDPKNVACCEERSKSLRARYIYAIIFFIINLTAWFIRDYGHSVFPPTYYKEACGTTGHDCFHTLGVLRVSLGCFIFFFLMFLTTFIARKLYEACSKWHSGWWKLKFFLLLASMVVPFFIPPGFIHIYGEVARVGAGIFLLLQLISVIEFIRWWNKYWSPDEQSNQRSCSIALFTSTVFYGVSICGIVSMYYFYAPRPACSLNIFFITWTALLLIVMMVISLHSKVNRGLLSSGIMASYVVFLCWSAIRSEPVDEKCNVQKPDNGKFDWTTVLGFLIAIGAIVMATFSTGIDSKSFQFNKNNVKLEDDIRYNYGFFHMIFSLGAMYFAMLFISWNLNDSATEWSIDVGWASAGVKIINEWVAATIYTWKLVSPVVKQYRVVNNEQTMQP
- the LOC105800343 gene encoding uncharacterized protein LOC105800343 isoform X3, encoding MDPKNVACCEERSKSLRARYIYAIIFFIINLTAWFIRDYGHSVFPPTYYKEACGTTGHDCFHTLGVLRVSLGCFIFFFLMFLTTFIARKLYEACSKWHSGWWKLKFFLLLASMVVPFFIPPGFIHIYGEVARVGAGYSLIFLLLQLISVIEFIRWWNKYWSPDEQSNQRSCSIALFTSTVFYGVSICGIVSMYYFYAPRPACSLNIFFITWTALLLIVMMVISLHSKVNRGLLSSGIMASYVVFLCWSAIRSEPVDEKCNVQKPDNGKFDWTTVLGFLIAIGAIVMATFSTGIDSKSFQFNKNNVKLEDDIRYNYGFFHMIFSLGAMYFAMLFISWNLNDSATEWSIDVGWASAGVKIINEWVAATIYTWKLVSPVVKQYRVVNNEQTMQP